GACGGGTACGTTCTTCTTGGCCACGATCAGGAAGGCGCCGTCGTCGGCCAGCACATCTTCCTCGGGTTCGCGGAAGTCGCCCTCGCGCGTGGTCAGCAGACGCCAGCGCGGCCCGCCGGGTTCATCGACGCCGACAAGCTCTTCTTCGAGCCGCACCTGGGTCTGATTGCGAAGGGCGTCGTGAATGCCCGAAAGCACGATCACCAGGCGGTAGCCAGCGTCGACGGCGCGGGCTGCGACCGCCGTGTAGTTGGCGGTCTTGCCGCTCTGCACGTAGCCCACCACGAGCCCGCGCCCCTGGAATGCGCTGGTCTGCCTCGGATCCGGCAGGTGCCGCAGCACGCGCGCAGATTCAGAGGCGAGACTCTCGACCTGCGCCGGCTTCCACCGGCCCCCACCAAGCAGCCTGCGCTCGAGACGCCGCCAGGCGCCCTCCGGCGGATCGCCAAGCGTGTCCGTCCAGCTGACCTGGGCAGGTCTCAAGTCGTAGACACGCGCGATGGTCATGCGCCCGCTGCGTCGTCGATCAGCGCCTGCTGGGCGTCAACTCGGTCGAGATCCTCCAGGAAGGCGACCAGCGCCTCTCGCGCCACCGGGTCGGACGCGACCGCGTCGGCCAGCTCGCCCAGGGCCGGGCTGAGCCCGCTGACCTGCAGCGTCCGTTCACCGGTCAGACCTTCCACCAGCTGCCAGGCGAACTTGGTCGACGTCACCCTGCGAAACACCACCTGTGGGGTCGGCGGCGGCGGCGCGGATGGCGGTGATGGGTTCGGGCTCGGCCCGCCAGAGGGCGGCGGGCCGCCTGGCCCCGGCGATGGCGCCGGACCACCCGGCCCGCCGGGCCCTGGCGCTGCCGGCGGAACTGGCGGCGCCGGGGGCGGCGCGGGCCTGCGCCCGAACTTCGCGAGGCTGGCCTTCCGCACCGTCTCCGCGAGGGGCTTGATCTGCTTCTGCAGGAAGGCGGGCAGCTGAACCCTCTGTTTGGAGATGTCGATGTTGAACGCTTCGTCGAGCGCCGGCGGAATGTCGAGGATCACCCGGGCGAGCTTCCGCTTTTCGTCCATGGTCGCCCACATGTCGTGCCACCCGCCCCAGCGGATCAGGCGATCATTGCGGTAGAGAAAGAGCCCCTGGGTCTCGTTGCGCTTGCCCCAGTAGCCGATCTTGTCGGCGGCCGCCTGCCAGCCTTCGCCGTGATAGTCGCGCAGCTCGTCCTCATGCGGCAGCAGGATGGGCTCGACGCGAACCTCCGCCGTGCCCCCCGGGTGCTCAACCTTCAGGGTCTTGGCGTCGTAGTGCTCCGTCAGAGGATGGCTGGCGGGGCCATTGCTTTCGACCTCCGTCCCCTGGACCCAGATCTTCAGGGGCGGGCGTCCGCGGGCGTCGCCGTCTAGAAAGCGGTGGAAGACGAGCCCCAGATGGCGGCTCAGATCCTGGATCTCCGCCACGAACGGCGGCACGCCGCGCGCCGCCGGCGCGACCATCGGCGCCTTCATATCCTTCCAGAGCACCACCGTGCCGCGTTCCTTCGGGTCGGCGACCTCCCGCTCCCAGGCGTCGAGCGGGGTCTCGTCGACCTCGAAGTTCGCCATGTCGTCGGAATCCCAGCCCAGGTGCCGGATCGAACCGCCAGCCTGCCGCGTGATCACCTTGAAGCGGCGCGCCTGCGACCAGGAAGCGCCCTTCAGGCCGAAGCCGAACTTGCCCAGACTGCGGGGACCATAATCCGCCGCGCCGCCGATCCGCAGCGCCTCATCGAGCTCTTCAGCCGACATGCCGACGCCGTTGTCGCGGATCGTCATCCAGCGGCCGTGGCCGCCATTCGGCTGGCCGAAGGTGATGTGGATCTCAGTCGCCTGGGCGGAGATGGAGTTGTCGATCAGATCGGCGACGGCGCTGACAAGCGTGTGACCCGCGGCGCCGAGGATCTCGGCGAGCCGCGTCCCGCCCGGAAGAAGACGCCGCCGGCCCGATGGCGTGGACGACGGCTCGGGCTCGGGCGCGCTGTCGGGGGGCGTCGTGGTCATCTTGGGATCCTTAAGAGCAGGGCCGCTGAACAGGTCGGGCCGTGCTTCAGCCAGAAGTCGGTGAATCCTGGGCGCCTCATCGTGCTGCAGCGCGATCATGCCCGCCCGGGCGAGGCCGGACGTCATGCCGTCAGCCTGGATCGCCAGCGCCAGGGAGGATCCCTTCGGAAGAACGATCCAGGCCCCGGTGGCGGGCTGGATGCCCGCATCCACTTCCATGACGAACAGGCAGCCCGGCTCGACGAAGTCATACAGCTCGTCGACCGGACAGTTGCCCTCGAGCCGCCAGTTCTTCGCCTGTCGCTTGAGGGAGTGGTCCAGTCGGCTCGGGCCCTGATCGGTGTCGTAGACAAGGCTCAGCGGTATGCGATCGCTGTCCGCGGCCGTCGGGAACACCCGGTCCACCACCTCGCCGTCGAAGTTGATCGCGCGCTGCCGGGAGCCCTCGCGACCGCTGCGGCGATAGGCGTGGAACATGCCCAGTTCGCTGTGCTGCAGCTCCCTCAGGATCAGAAACTTCATCAACGCCCCTGACGCGCCTGCGCGCCGAACCAACTGTCCGCACCCTAGGCGAACACCGGCATGCCTCACAATCCATGGTGAGGCGCTGGCGCAGGCGCGCTCCAGGCGTGTCCCGTGCGACATCGCGGACGACGCAGGTATGCACAGGTCTGCACACTTCTGTTGACGCCCGACTCCCTGATGCAGAGGCTTGGAGGAGGAGACGAATCGATGAGCCAGCCGGTCCGCGTTCAGGTGTTGATCCCCGTCGAGGAGGCGGGCCGGTTCGAGGCGTTCTGCCAGGACCGCGGCCACAAGAAGTCGACGCTGATCGCCCGCCTCATCCGTGACCACCTCGACCGCGAGGGATACGGCCGCCAGGAACGGGCGAGCGGGCGCGCAGGGTGATGAGCAAAGACCCGACTGTCCTGGCGCGCATCGCACGTCTGAAGTCCGGCGCGCCGCCCCGCGTCCTGGACCTGTTCTCAGGCTGCGGCGGGCTGTCCCTCGGCTTTCACGCCCAGGGGTTCGATATCGTCGCCGCTGTCGAGTTTGATCCGGCGGCGGCTGCGTCTCATGGGGCCAACTTCCATCCGGAAGATCCGCGTCATGGACGACCGAGGGATATCACCAGACTGACTCCGGAGCAGCTGGCGCTTGAACTCGATCTCGGTCCTGTCGAGCAGGCCGTCGATGTACTGGTGGGCGGCCCACCCTGTCAGGCGTTTGCCCGCGTCGGCCGTTCAAAGCTGCGGGAGATCGCCGAGCATCCCGAAGCTTTCAGGCTGGATGCGCGAGCCCGTCTCTATCTCGAGTACCTCCGCTACGTTCAGGCCTTTCTGCCGCTCGCCGTGGTGATGGAGAACGTCCCGGACGTCCTCAATCACGGCGGCCAGAACGTGGCAGAGGAGACCCGCACCTTCCTCGAAGAGCTGGGCTATGACGTAAAGTACAGCCTTCTGAACGCCGCCTTTTACGGCGTGCCGCAGATGCGCGAGCGGATGATCCTGATCGCGACGCGGCGGGAGCTGGGCGTAGAGATCCGGTTCCCGGCTCCCACCCATCACATTGAGCTTCCGCCCGGCTACGCGGGAAGCCGGCAGGTGGCGCTGAAGCTGCTCAATCAGGGCGCGCTTCTCGATACGGCGCCAGGCTATCAGCCAGCCCTGTCGCCCGACCGGAGCCTTCCGTCGGCTGTGACTGCAGCGGAGGCGCTCGGAGATCTGCCCGAGATCACCGGACACCTTCGGGGCGAAATCCGGCGCGGCGCCCGACGGTTTGACGCGCTGGTTCGCTATCCGCACGAGCCACGCTCCGACTACGCGACCCTGATGCGCTCCTGGCCAAGCTTCGAGAACGCCGAAGGCGTGCGGGATCATGTGATCCGCTACCTTCCGCGGGACTGGAAGCTTTTCGGGCGTCTGCGGCCCGGGGACCAGTATCCCGAAGCCCATGCCGAAGCCGTGAGAATGTTCAACGAGGCGCTTCGCGATCTGCAGGTACAGGGTCGGGCGCCGCGGCCGCACAGCGCCGAATGGCGGCAGCTTCGCGCGTCGATCGTGCCCCCATACGACGTCGGAAAGTTTCCGAACAAGTGGCGGAAGATGGAGCCGGACCTTCCCGCCAGAACGCTGATGGCGCATCTGGGGAAGGACAGCTACAGCCACATTCACTATGACAGCGCTCAGTCCCGCACCATCTCGGTTCGAGAAGCTGCGCGTCTGCAGTCGTTCCCCGATGGTTTTGTCTTCAAGGGCGCCATGAACGCGGCCTTCCGCCAGATCGGCAACGCCGTGCCTCCCCTTCTGGCCCGGGCGGTCGCCGGCGAGATTGCAGCGGCGTTCCAGCGGGCGATGGCGCCTGATCGTCCGCGTACGGGCCGGCTGGCCGCCTGAGTTGTCGCCTCGGCAGGCCAGTCGCGCAGATCCGCTGACGCCCCAGCAGCGACGGCGGAATATGGCGGCCATCCGCGCGGCGAACACGAAGCCAGAGATGCTCGTCAGGCGCGGCCTCCACGCCCATGGCCTTCGCTACCGCCTGCACGATCGCGGACTGCCCGGGACGCCGGACCTCGTCTTCCGGAGCGCCCGCGTCGCCGTCTTCGTGCACGGCTGCTTCTGGCATGGTCACGACTGTTCACTCGGCGTCAGACCCCGTACGAACGCCGACTTCTGGACCGCCAAGATCAACCGCAATCGCGAAAGAGACGAAGCCGCTGAGGCGGCACTTCTGATGTTGGGCTGGCGGGTCGCCACTGTCTGGGAATGTGCGCTTCGCGGCCGTGAGCGGCCCCCGCTGCCTGAGACGCTCGGCAGGC
The Phenylobacterium zucineum HLK1 genome window above contains:
- a CDS encoding ATP-binding protein; amino-acid sequence: MKFLILRELQHSELGMFHAYRRSGREGSRQRAINFDGEVVDRVFPTAADSDRIPLSLVYDTDQGPSRLDHSLKRQAKNWRLEGNCPVDELYDFVEPGCLFVMEVDAGIQPATGAWIVLPKGSSLALAIQADGMTSGLARAGMIALQHDEAPRIHRLLAEARPDLFSGPALKDPKMTTTPPDSAPEPEPSSTPSGRRRLLPGGTRLAEILGAAGHTLVSAVADLIDNSISAQATEIHITFGQPNGGHGRWMTIRDNGVGMSAEELDEALRIGGAADYGPRSLGKFGFGLKGASWSQARRFKVITRQAGGSIRHLGWDSDDMANFEVDETPLDAWEREVADPKERGTVVLWKDMKAPMVAPAARGVPPFVAEIQDLSRHLGLVFHRFLDGDARGRPPLKIWVQGTEVESNGPASHPLTEHYDAKTLKVEHPGGTAEVRVEPILLPHEDELRDYHGEGWQAAADKIGYWGKRNETQGLFLYRNDRLIRWGGWHDMWATMDEKRKLARVILDIPPALDEAFNIDISKQRVQLPAFLQKQIKPLAETVRKASLAKFGRRPAPPPAPPVPPAAPGPGGPGGPAPSPGPGGPPPSGGPSPNPSPPSAPPPPTPQVVFRRVTSTKFAWQLVEGLTGERTLQVSGLSPALGELADAVASDPVAREALVAFLEDLDRVDAQQALIDDAAGA
- a CDS encoding DNA cytosine methyltransferase; its protein translation is MSKDPTVLARIARLKSGAPPRVLDLFSGCGGLSLGFHAQGFDIVAAVEFDPAAAASHGANFHPEDPRHGRPRDITRLTPEQLALELDLGPVEQAVDVLVGGPPCQAFARVGRSKLREIAEHPEAFRLDARARLYLEYLRYVQAFLPLAVVMENVPDVLNHGGQNVAEETRTFLEELGYDVKYSLLNAAFYGVPQMRERMILIATRRELGVEIRFPAPTHHIELPPGYAGSRQVALKLLNQGALLDTAPGYQPALSPDRSLPSAVTAAEALGDLPEITGHLRGEIRRGARRFDALVRYPHEPRSDYATLMRSWPSFENAEGVRDHVIRYLPRDWKLFGRLRPGDQYPEAHAEAVRMFNEALRDLQVQGRAPRPHSAEWRQLRASIVPPYDVGKFPNKWRKMEPDLPARTLMAHLGKDSYSHIHYDSAQSRTISVREAARLQSFPDGFVFKGAMNAAFRQIGNAVPPLLARAVAGEIAAAFQRAMAPDRPRTGRLAA
- a CDS encoding very short patch repair endonuclease; translated protein: MSPRQASRADPLTPQQRRRNMAAIRAANTKPEMLVRRGLHAHGLRYRLHDRGLPGTPDLVFRSARVAVFVHGCFWHGHDCSLGVRPRTNADFWTAKINRNRERDEAAEAALLMLGWRVATVWECALRGRERPPLPETLGRLAAFIRSGSPSALVLRSPDRDRNA